The sequence GCTTAAGTTCCCCTTGTCATATCGGTCTCTCTTTATCACAAAACTCACCAAAAATTTGTGATGAATGTCACATTTTGGCGCAAAAAAAGAAGCTTCAAATGAAGCTTCTCTTATCACTAAATTGGTCGGGGCGAGAGGATTTGAACCTCCGACCTCACGGTCCCGAACCGTGCGCTCTACCAGGCTGAGCCACGCCCCGATAAGTCAAGTACTAGAGTTTAGGTTACTGCTCAATATACTGCAAGTCGATCCTGACGATGCAAAGCCCGTTCAGGCCGGCGGTTCTGAGACGACTACGTTCTTCCTGACAAACCTGTGCTTTAAGAACTCAATGATCGGCGGAAGCAGTGATAGAAATACGACCACAATGACAACTTTTTCAATGTGGTCTTCGAGCTTGATGCCCAGCGCATTTTCAATAACACCGCCGAGAAAATAGCCGGCCAGCACCATGCTATTGATCCACAGGAGCCCGCCAAGGATGCTGTATGTGAGGAACGTCGAATACTTCATTTCCGCCGCCCCGATCACGAGCGGAGCAAAGGTCCGGACTATCGGAACGAAGCGGGCCAGGATCACGGTCTTCGGCCCATACTTTTCGAAGAACTCGTGAGCTTTCTTTACACGGCTCGGCTTGAAGATCCGTGAGTCCTCTCGAGTGAATAGAGCATGGCCCATTTTTCTACCGGTCCAATAACCAGTGTTGTCTCCTATCACTGAACCCAAAAAGAAAGAGATCAAGACCAGAAACACATTCAGTTTATTCGCCGCGGCAAACAGGCCGGAAACTACGAGCAGCGAATCGCCCGGAAGAAAGAACCCGACGGCGAGGCCTGTTTCGGCAAAGATAATGAACCACAGCGCGAGATAGACCCAGTTGCCAAAGATGCCGAGCAGTGTGTCGATCAAAACCTTCGGATTCAAATAGTGAATAAGATCGTAAATTGTTTCCATTAGTTCTTACTTTCCCAACCGTGTTCGCCGATCAACGGGACGAATGCGCACGGGCCAAAGTTCTCGGTTCGCCGCCCTGTCTCGGTGCGAACCACACGGATCAACTCTTGTGATCTCTGGTCCGATCCGACGGGTATGACCAATCGTCCGCCTCTCTTCAATTGGGTGACCAGCGGCTCCGGTATTTCAGGGCCGCCCGCTGCGACCAGGATCGCGTCGTAGGGTGCGTACGCATTCCAGCCCTCGGTGCCGTCGTCGGCCTTAAGTGTAACATTCCGGAATCCAATCTCTTCGAGCCGTTCCCGGGCCGTCGCAGCAAGGGCAGGCAGCCGCTCTACCGCAAAAACTCTCCGCACCAGCGACGCCAGGACAGCCGTTTGATAACCGGAACCCGAACCGATCTCGAGAACTTTCTCCGTTCCGGTCAGTTCCAGCAGTTCGGTCATCCTCGCAACAATGAACGGCTGAGAGATGGTCTGGCCGCTGACGATCGGAAGAGCGCTGTCATTGTATGCCTGCGGCCTTATCGCATCGGGAACAAACAGATGCCTGGGCAGCTTCGCCATGACGTCGAGCACTCGTTCGTCGCCGATCCGGTAATGGCCCCGCAGCCGCTCGACCATTCTCAGCCGCTGCATCGTCATCTCGTCCGTGATACGAGCCGTACCGTTCATGTATTCCAGCTTCTCAATGCCTCTAGTGCCGTATGGCTCGTAAGGTCGCTGCGCATCGGCGTAACCGAGACATAACCCTCGTCGATCGCCTCAAAATCCGTTCCGCCCTCCGCTCGAAAGCCCTCGCGCACTTCGCCGATCCAGTAATACGGCTTGCCCCGCGGATCGATCTGTTCGCTGATAACGGGCCGTGCCGACTTAAAGCCCTGTTTTGTTATTCGAATACCCGAAGGCACGCCCTTCGGCACGTTCACATTGAGCAGAGTTCCGTCCGGAATGCCATCGTTCAATGCTCTCTCGGTGATCTCGTGAGCGATGCGGACGGATTCTGTAAAGTCGTGGTCGCGATACGCCACGAGGCTGAAGGCAAGGCCCGGCACACCGAGTATCGTCGCCTCCATCGCTCCGGCTACTGTTCCCGAATAGGTCGCGTCATCACCGAGGTTTGCACCGTGATTGACGCCTGAGCAGCAAATGTGCGGCCTGAGTTCCGGCGGCAGTATCTGATTCAGTGCCAACGTCACGCAGTCCGTCGGCGTGCCGTCCACGGTCCAATGGCGCTCGTCGAGCTGACGGATACGCAGCGGACGCGCCAGCGTCAGGCTGTGCGCCGCTCCGCTCATCTCTGATTCCGGCGCGACCACATAAACGTCGCCGATCACCTTTAGGCCTTCCTCGAGCGCGATAATGCCCTCGGAGTGGTAACCGTCGTCATTCGTGAGCAGGATACGTGGCCTTTCGCGGATCATCAAAAAAAGAAAAAGTGAAAAGGTGTTCGGCGTCGCCGCCTATATCACCTTCTCACTTTTGCATTGTCCAAAATCTACTAGCGTGGCGCAGACGGCGTTGAGGGCCGTGCCCCGGCCGCTCCGGCGGGACGCTGTTGGCGGAACCGTCGGCGGTTACGCTTTCGGGCATTTGCCGATTTAAGCTTCGCCTTCTGGGCCGGCGGAAGAAAGTGAGCGTGCTTCTTAAGGTCCTTGATTATCTCTTCGGAAATAACCTTGCGCTTGAAGCGCCGAAGCGCTGACTCGATCGATTCGTTCGAGTTTACTGTAATAAAAGCCATTTATCGTCTCACCTCCTTTCGGCTAAAGATCATGCTCTCATGAGCAAACAAGTATTACACAGGTTTTCCGCACCAAAATCAAGCCCGACGTCGCCTATTTTGGCAGCGGGACCGCGAGAAGATGTCCGCGATAGACAAAATAGACCTTCGATCCCGCCTCATCGACCCACATCGTCATGCTGTTAAATTTGATCTTTGGCACCGTCATTACGAGCCTGAACGATAGCGTCGCGGAATTGTAAACGCCGACCTCAGTCAGATTCTTTTTATGGTTCGGCAGCGCCGCCCAGAATTCGTTCGGCTTCGCGGTCTCTTGCAGCGGACGATATGTCTGCTGTGCCAGGGGACGCATCTCCCCGATCACAGGCTTTACCTCGCCCGTTTCTGGTGAGATCACCCGCATCGCCGTCGGCGCGGAATCACGCGAGACCTCGTCGTCGATCTCCAGGCCCGCGTACTCATAATCATAGGAATCGTAGCTGTCCACGAGGATGCCGCCGGTGGCGGGAATGTATGAGGCCGCTCCGAACTCAAGATAACTCTCAAGAAGGGGCACCGGTGTGATCCGGTTGTTCAACAGGTTAACGCGGACAAGCCTGCCGCCGCCTTCTTCATCGCCGCCACGGTTGACTATAGCCCAGCGCGCGTTCGGCGTGATCACCGGCCAATAGAATTCACCTGCCGCTATCTTGCTCATCCGGCCGGCCTGTATCTTATAAAGCCCGTCGGAATGGCCGCGCAGCTCTATGCCGCCGGCGCGAGCCTTCCACGATTCCTGTGTCGCCTTGACGGGAAAACTGTCAGCGACCGGAACATAATCCACGCCTGCCGGCTGAGCGGCCGGGCCAGCGTCACGGCCGTCAACCACTTGATGCCAGCCGACGCCTTCAAACTCGCGCTTCTTCGCAAGCTTCGCGCCTGTCTCCTGCTTCTGCTGATAGCTCGTGTAATCGGCCTCCGTTTCGATACCATCATCCGGAGCCTCGGCCTGAATGGCCCTTTCTATCTCATCCGAGACCCTTTTCCGCACGGTCATATCGCTCGCCGCAACGCGCAGGTCAGCGCCGTCCTTCCAAACGGTCTCGACGTGAAGGTAATCGTCCGCGAGCAGCACCTCAAGGCCGGGAATATCTCGGCCAAGGGCATATCTTATCGAGGCCGGCGTTTTCTTCAGCGCGGCAAAGTACTTGTCGAGGCCGGCAAAGAATGGCGGAGGAGAACCGTTCATAAAGACGCGGCGTCCACCGTTACGCCCAAGCATCAGAAGCTCGCGCGCCTCGCAGTATTCGCCGCCGCACTGTAAATAGGGCCGCATTTCATCGACATTGTTGACGGTCAGATATGCGCGCAGTTCATCAAACTCCTCTTTGCTCAACGCGCGTTCGCGAAATCGCGAATCATCCTCGTCCCAGCTGAAAATGACCTTGTCCTTATATATACGTACGTAGTTTCGCTCATAGGCATAAACGCCGAGCAGCTTGTCGTCCTTCTTGACCTCATCCTGCAAGCGTTTTTCGATCACCCGCAGGTGTTCTGCGCTGTCGTAGATCCAGCCGTTGTAGCCGGCGGAGCTGTCCCCGATGCTCTGAAACAACTGCCAGAGCATACCGGAATCGCCGGGGAACTCTTCCGTCACAAAAAACGCCGTCGTCGCTCCGGTTATCTTTGCCTCGCCCAGGTGTCGGCTCAGCACTATCGTGCGGGCCGCCTGCGAGTCTTCAGACTCTGCGTAAAGCTCAGCCGCAGTAAAAAGCCGCCTGT is a genomic window of Chloracidobacterium sp. containing:
- a CDS encoding VTT domain-containing protein, whose product is METIYDLIHYLNPKVLIDTLLGIFGNWVYLALWFIIFAETGLAVGFFLPGDSLLVVSGLFAAANKLNVFLVLISFFLGSVIGDNTGYWTGRKMGHALFTREDSRIFKPSRVKKAHEFFEKYGPKTVILARFVPIVRTFAPLVIGAAEMKYSTFLTYSILGGLLWINSMVLAGYFLGGVIENALGIKLEDHIEKVVIVVVFLSLLPPIIEFLKHRFVRKNVVVSEPPA
- a CDS encoding protein-L-isoaspartate(D-aspartate) O-methyltransferase — translated: MNGTARITDEMTMQRLRMVERLRGHYRIGDERVLDVMAKLPRHLFVPDAIRPQAYNDSALPIVSGQTISQPFIVARMTELLELTGTEKVLEIGSGSGYQTAVLASLVRRVFAVERLPALAATARERLEEIGFRNVTLKADDGTEGWNAYAPYDAILVAAGGPEIPEPLVTQLKRGGRLVIPVGSDQRSQELIRVVRTETGRRTENFGPCAFVPLIGEHGWESKN
- the surE gene encoding 5'/3'-nucleotidase SurE, whose product is MIRERPRILLTNDDGYHSEGIIALEEGLKVIGDVYVVAPESEMSGAAHSLTLARPLRIRQLDERHWTVDGTPTDCVTLALNQILPPELRPHICCSGVNHGANLGDDATYSGTVAGAMEATILGVPGLAFSLVAYRDHDFTESVRIAHEITERALNDGIPDGTLLNVNVPKGVPSGIRITKQGFKSARPVISEQIDPRGKPYYWIGEVREGFRAEGGTDFEAIDEGYVSVTPMRSDLTSHTALEALRSWNT
- a CDS encoding 30S ribosomal protein S21, yielding MAFITVNSNESIESALRRFKRKVISEEIIKDLKKHAHFLPPAQKAKLKSANARKRNRRRFRQQRPAGAAGARPSTPSAPR